In Thiofilum sp., the genomic window GGGGCTGCGGCGACCTTTAGTTATTACCGTCTATTTCACCGTAATCCCTCTGAGTTGATCTATGTCACCAATGGTTTTATAGCAGGTTTAGTGGCTATCGTAGCGGGCGCACAGTTAGTAGGTCACTTAGAAGCTTTGGTTATCGGGGGCGTTGCAGGTTTACTACAACCTGTGGGGGTAAGTTGGTTACGTCGCGTATTCTTAAAGCAAGCATGGCAGATTCCCGCCGCACACTTAATCGCTATTCATGGGATAGGTGGTTTGTGGGGTGCTGTAGCTGTAGGTATTTTTGGCGTTGAGGGTAATTTTAGTAGCATTAATATGCCTCAATTCATTGTGCAACTTCAGGGTATAGCAGCTGCTCTTAGCTATAGCATCGTTGCGGGTGGCATAGTTGCACTCTTATTCAAGTCAAGAAAAAGTCAAAAGCCTATCAATAGCTTAAGTGTTAATTAATGTTAATATCGCTTCTCATCAAGGAGCGGTGCTGGCTAAAATTCGACATTATTTAGTGATTATATACAGGCGCTTTGACATGATGTCGACCTCAATTTGTATTACCCGTTCACTCCTACTAGGGACTTGTTCTACTTTAATAGTAATGTCTGGCCTTGTGTATGCTGATATGCCTATTGCACCCCCTGCTGATGCTGCGGGAGGAGATTTCCTGTCAGCAGATCAGCAAGGCAGTGGTTCTGCTACTCGTTTATTTAATAATAATAAAGTGATTGATCCTACACAGAAAAAAGGCTGGTCAGGTCAAGCATTAGCAGGCTTGGTGTTATCCACGGGAAATACAGAAAGCAGCAGCTTAACAGCAGGGCTAACCGTGCGTCATGTAGGCGAAAAATGGCGGCATACCGGAACAGGCAATCTCTATTTTGCTGAAAATGCGGGTACACGTATCGCTGAACGCTATGGTTTGAGTCATAAACTGGATTATTTGATTAATCCTCAGAGTTACGCGTTTAACTTTGTGAGTTATGACAAAGATGAGTTTGCCAACATTAAAGATCGAGTGGCGGATGTGGTGGGTTACGGACGCAAGCTGATCAATACGGATAAGCATACCTTAAATACTGAACTTGGGGTCGGTGCGCGTAAGACCACTTACATGAGTACCGCTGAAAAAAGTAATGAAGCAGTTAAGCATTTTGGTTTGAAATACGCAGGGCGTCTTACTAAAAATACTACTTTGACTGAGGATATATTGGTTCAAGCGGGTAATAAAAATACTTTTAGTGAATCAGTCACAGCGCTTAATGTGGCCATGTCTCAAAAAGTCATGCTCAGTGTGAGTTATACAGTACGTAATAATAGTAAGGTATTAGGTGCTTTAAAGAAAACTGATACTATCACCAGTGTAAATTTAGTGACTAATTTTTAGTGTTAACGCTATTCATGCCTATCCTAATCTGAGGATAGGCGGTTTTTTATGAAACATTTATTACCAGTTAGCTAAAAAATGCTATTGTACTGTTATATACCTACTGGGTTTTAGGCAATCTAAAGGTAACCCAATCTTTACTACAGACAGCAAATACCTATTTCAGCTCATGTTTAATCTATAACCTATTCCCCTAATAGTGCTAATATAACGAGGGTTTGCAGGATCATCTTCGATCTTTTTCCTGATTTTATTAATATGTATATCAATACTACGATCTAAAGGATTATGAATACTGCCTTTAGTACTATTCATAATTTCATCACGACTAACAACCGATTGCGCATTAAGATATAGTATTTTTAAAATATTAGCCTCAATTAAGGTTAGTTTAGCTTCAATGTTTTCTTTTTTTATACTATTAGTACTCTGTACACGACAATTCGCTTAACTCATTGAATCTTTTTCAAAAGAAAATCGCCTGAGTTTCATCCGTCCATCCTCGATCGCCATGAATTGTGGTGGACAAAGGAACAGAAGCAGCAGCCTAAGCCTATCCACTTTTTCCCGTACCCTTCCATTCAATAAATCGGTCAAGTAGTCCAAGCCGTAACGGAAGACACTTTGCTCTTTGCGTCCATGTTTTTTCGTCTTCAAAGGCTTGACGGCTTTTTCCTTCCATTCGCCGACTTTGTGCGCCCAACAGAAGCCAATGGCAAGCAACGCCATCATCTTTTTGATGCGAGGGGTTTGGTGAAGTGAGTGGCTTCCATGTGAAAACCACGCCCTTTCAAGCATTGGAACAGGTTTTCAATTTCCCAACGTAGCCGATAAGTGCCAATGGGATCAGCCGTGTAGTGGTTGCTGGCGATAATCAACAACTCACCACTGGGCAGCTTTGAGCCACTGAGCCAAACCCATTCCCCGCTAACGTCGCGACGGTGACGGAGAACGCGCCGTTTACCCGGCTTGAGGTTGGCAAACAGCGAGCGGACATGCGCCTCTTTTTTGTGTTTGTCGGTCATCAACTGATTACCCTTGATACGAATCAAGTAGGGAATCTCTTTGGAAGACAACCACTTCCACCATTGACCACCAATAAACTCACGGTCAGCCAACACACCCAAGATGTTGTTGCGCCCGAATTGGCTGATAAATCGTTGCAGCAGGGCAATACGTTCACGTTGGTTAGAATTACCGCGTTTGTTCAACACCATCCAGTAAACGGGGATAGCCGCACCTTGGTAAACAACCGCCAAAGTCAGGAGATTGAGGTTGGATTTGCCCCATTTCCAGTTGGTTCTGTCGAGTGTGAGGTAGTATTGTTGACCACTA contains:
- a CDS encoding YdiY family protein; amino-acid sequence: MMSTSICITRSLLLGTCSTLIVMSGLVYADMPIAPPADAAGGDFLSADQQGSGSATRLFNNNKVIDPTQKKGWSGQALAGLVLSTGNTESSSLTAGLTVRHVGEKWRHTGTGNLYFAENAGTRIAERYGLSHKLDYLINPQSYAFNFVSYDKDEFANIKDRVADVVGYGRKLINTDKHTLNTELGVGARKTTYMSTAEKSNEAVKHFGLKYAGRLTKNTTLTEDILVQAGNKNTFSESVTALNVAMSQKVMLSVSYTVRNNSKVLGALKKTDTITSVNLVTNF
- a CDS encoding winged helix-turn-helix domain-containing protein encodes the protein MKKENIEAKLTLIEANILKILYLNAQSVVSRDEIMNSTKGSIHNPLDRSIDIHINKIRKKIEDDPANPRYISTIRGIGYRLNMS
- a CDS encoding IS4 family transposase, with translation MNLALLAVHIDSDTDIGSRYRRMQRFFSQVFFNYNDIAHFLMGMFAFSGQQYYLTLDRTNWKWGKSNLNLLTLAVVYQGAAIPVYWMVLNKRGNSNQRERIALLQRFISQFGRNNILGVLADREFIGGQWWKWLSSKEIPYLIRIKGNQLMTDKHKKEAHVRSLFANLKPGKRRVLRHRRDVSGEWVWLSGSKLPSGELLIIASNHYTADPIGTYRLRWEIENLFQCLKGRGFHMEATHFTKPLASKR